The Vibrio tasmaniensis genomic sequence TCAGGCACATTGTTAATTCTGGAAGGGGTTGAGTAGTGAAAGGTTCAGTCATCGCGCCGACTACCCCATTATGTGAATAAAAACGATATGAACCAGAGCTGCTTTCGCTGCCATCTGGAGATTTAATGCTTGGGGTTGTTAGGTAGAAATTACAGTTGAAGACCATCTTTTGGATAATACTATTTTGTGGTGTAACTTGAATATCTATCCAAGAGCTTACTTGCGCTTTGATTTGATTCATCACCTCATGTTTATTAGGAGCAGCGGTGACTCGTGTTGCCAACAAAGCGGTTATGGTCAGTAACATTAAAAGCGATTTATTCATCTTTAAGTGGCCTTGTGACAAAGTGACTTTTGTTTAATCAGTAAGTCACCGTTGTTTATTATTGGAGTGAATGATTAGCCGAATAAATGTTACTTGAAGAAGACTTTACTTAATAGAGGGGAGAGAGCTTGATAATGGAACATGCTATTTGATGGGTTAAGTAATCGTTTTCTTCAATTTTTTAGAATACGATCGCGGTTTTAAAATCTGTCATTTTGTTGATTTGAAGTGTTACTAACTATTGTGTTATTAATGTTTAGCAAGTTGATTTGAATGAATTTTGTAAATTCTTTTAATGTAAGCGTGCGTAAGAAGGTAAGCAAATGTAAGCGTTCAAGAGTCTAAGTCCTTTCGATTTTGACTAAAAATCAATCAATAAGTGAGCATTTTTGTTGATGAACGATGGTTTGTAAACGTGTATGTACAAAAACGATTAATATGTTTTGCGTACGGTAAGTGGGTGACTTTAATAACAATATTGATGATATATGAACAGTATATATACTGCCCTCGCTTTTAATAAATGCTGGTGATAGAAATGTCGAAAACCAAAGTACTGATTGTCGAAGATGACCAGGCGATAGCGCGTTTAACTACGCTTTACCTCGAAGCTGAAGGTTACAATGTTAGCGTTGTTCATGAGGGAGATTTGGCAATTGAAGCGATCCGCAATATTGAACCCGATCTCGTTCTTTTGGACTTGATGCTTCCGGGGTTGAGCGGTGCACAGATTTGCCGACAGGCTCGTGAATTTTACAATGGAATTATCTTAGTATTGACGGCCTCTGCCGATGAAATGAGTGAAGTCAGTCTGTTTAAGTTTGGTGCGGATGATTACGTTGCAAAGCCCATTCGTGGTCACGCTTTATTGGCGCGAATTGAAGCACTGTTGCGTCGAGCTGCCCCTGTTACTGTTGAACCTGACGCGACTGTTGAAAAGCAAGGTGAAATTGTGATCAACAGTACAGCTCAAAGTGCTACGTTATATGGACAGAACCTTAAGCTTACTTCTGCTGAATTTGAAATCTTAAATCTTCTTGTTAGTAACATCTGTCAAGTTGTTACTCGAGATCAATGTTGCCAGCTATTTAGAGGCATTGATTACGCATTCAACGA encodes the following:
- a CDS encoding response regulator transcription factor — translated: MSKTKVLIVEDDQAIARLTTLYLEAEGYNVSVVHEGDLAIEAIRNIEPDLVLLDLMLPGLSGAQICRQAREFYNGIILVLTASADEMSEVSLFKFGADDYVAKPIRGHALLARIEALLRRAAPVTVEPDATVEKQGEIVINSTAQSATLYGQNLKLTSAEFEILNLLVSNICQVVTRDQCCQLFRGIDYAFNDRSIDMRVSGLRRKLRIHAQDKQLIRTVRNKGYMLVV